The region CCAATTGTCCCAAGAGTTGAAGGCCTTTTGAGAAATCATATCTCTGCGGTTGATAACTAGTAGGTGCTTTTTATTTCGGATCCATTTATGAAGGCATGGGTGACCTGTGGCAAGAGGAATACGAGCATCTCTTACTTCGACAACAAGATCCACTTTTTCAAGACTTTTGCTTAGTTGTTGTTCCGCTTTTGCTATGTGGCCTGGGTACCACTGAATGATTTGAGTGCTCACGGCACTATGAAAACAGTGAACGAAGTATTCATGAAAAATTCCAAAACAACACTGTCAATTTTTTTTTGTATTTTTATCTTTGTAATATTGATCATGAGGTAGTAAATATGTAATGTTTTTTCACTCTACCGAGCACTAAAATTATTTAGTGGAGCGTGTTCTCTTTCATAGCTATTAAAAGGGATTCTTGCTAGGTAGATTTGATTCTAAATTTAATTTGTCAATTTCACCGCTTTTCTTCTGGGAGGTTTTGTTGCATTTAAAATTTTCGATTTCAATAAAATAATTTAACTTTATGTCCTTTATCAAATCGATAATTTTTTTTAATACTTATCATCCTGAGTCTTTTTTCTCAATTACAGCAAGGCTTGTCAAAAAATCGTTTTATGTCATATCAATGTTTTTGAGAGGCTAAGGCTATGGTCAGATGATTTGTCTGGCTGATTAGTTGATTATTTTTACTTGTCTCGGGGTAGCCTCACTGCGTTTTCATATTTCAAGGCAACTCATGGCAAAGCGTTCTCTCTCAAATCTCAGCGTAGAGGACCTATGCGGCAAGAGAGTTTTGGTCAGGGTTGACTTTAATGTCCCATTGAACGAAGAAGGTTCAATAACTGATGACACAAGGATTCGTGCGGCTTTACCAACTATTCAGCACTTAATTGAAAAAGAGGCCAGAGTCATTCTTTCCGCTCATTTTGGTAGGCCCAAAGGAAAGGTCAATGAAGATATGCGTCTCACTCCAGTTTCTCAAAGGTTGAGTGAATTATTAGGTAAAACCGTTGTCAAAACAGAAAGTTGTATTGGACCTGATGCAGAAAAAAAGGTACATGAAATGTCTAATGGTGATGTAGTTCTTCTTGAGAATGTTCGCTTTATCGGAGAAGAAGAAAAAAATGATTCAGAATTTGCAAAGAAATTAGCCTCTTTAGCTGAAGTTTATGTCAATGATGCTTTTGGTGCCGCTCACAGAGCTCATGCTTCAACTGAAGGCGTTACGAATTACCTAAGCCCAAGCGTTGCTGGTTATTTAATGGAGAAAGAGCTTAAGTATTTGCAAGGTGCTATTGATTCCCCTCAACGTCCTTTGGCAGCAATTGTTGGAGGATCTAAGGTCAGCAGTAAAATAGGTGTATTAGAATCTTTGATTGATAAATGTGACAAGGTCCTAATAGGTGGAGGAATGATCTTCACTTTTTATAAAGCTCGTGGATTATCTGTAGGCAAAAGTTTAGTTGAGGATGACAAGCTTGATCTTGCTAGAGCTCTTGAGAAAAAGGCAAAAGAAAAAGGAGTGCAATTATTATTACCCAGTGATGTTGTACTTGCCGACAATTTCTCTCCAGATGCTTCTAGTCAGATGGTTCAGATTGATTCCATTCCTGAAGGATGGATGGGCTTAGATATCGGAAAGGAATCAGTGAAATTATTTCAAGATGCTTTGGCTGATTGTAAGACTGTTATTTGGAATGGACCTATGGGTGTTTTTGAATTTGATAAATTTGCAAATGGTACAAACTCTATCTCAACTACATTGGCAGAATTAAGTGCAAAAGGTTGCTGCACAATTATTGGAGGAGGGGATTCTGTTGCTGCAGTAGAAAAGGCAGGACTTGCCTCTAAAATGTCTCATATTTCAACTGGTGGTGGAGCAAGTTTAGAATTATTGGAAGGCAAGGTCCTTCCAGGTGTTGCTGCTTTGGATGACGAAATTTGATTTATTTGGCTTTTGCTTGTCGATAGAACTATTTTGTAATTTTATGGAATTAAATCATCTTGCCTAGATACTACTCTTACCATCTTTGTTATAGATATGAGACCTTCAGAATGAGCTATTAACGCACCCCACCTTTGTTTACCTTCCTTCATAGGTGCTCTCACTGACTTGAATAAACCTCCTGATCCCATTGGATTAAGTTCTATATTTTCATCACCTTTAGCATTTAATTTCTCGTTTTTTATAAACATTAAAGCTCCTGCGATTAAGGAATTTTCTAGAGGCTTATCTAAGATAATATCAATATCGTAAGTGCTACCTGTTAATACTGAATCGGGAATCCCTATAGTTACTTTGATTTTCTTATTGCCACTTTTGAGGATCGAATAATCGCTAATTATTTCGCTTTTATTTATTCTCCCATTGTCTAGATTAATTGCTATTCTCTGCTTTGATTGTAAGCTGAATTTATTAGTTCCAGTTTCTTTATCTCCTTTTACTAGAATTTGGATTGAATGGCGATTATCTTTAAGATCTTTGCCTGGTGTTACAAGCCATTTTGCGTTAGGGAATGAAGTGATAAATTCTGTATATTTTTGATCAATGTCTTTCGCAATTTCTTTTGGAATAAGTTCATAAAATGCAGATTTATCGTTATTATTCAAGGTGTTTTGGAGTTTGGCACTAATTAGTGCAATTTCAGCATTTTGTCGTTGTCTTGAGATTTCAGTGCCTTGCGAAGAGTTGTAAGAGAATAGAGTTAATAGGATTACTAATCCTGA is a window of Prochlorococcus marinus subsp. marinus str. CCMP1375 DNA encoding:
- a CDS encoding phosphoglycerate kinase, whose amino-acid sequence is MAKRSLSNLSVEDLCGKRVLVRVDFNVPLNEEGSITDDTRIRAALPTIQHLIEKEARVILSAHFGRPKGKVNEDMRLTPVSQRLSELLGKTVVKTESCIGPDAEKKVHEMSNGDVVLLENVRFIGEEEKNDSEFAKKLASLAEVYVNDAFGAAHRAHASTEGVTNYLSPSVAGYLMEKELKYLQGAIDSPQRPLAAIVGGSKVSSKIGVLESLIDKCDKVLIGGGMIFTFYKARGLSVGKSLVEDDKLDLARALEKKAKEKGVQLLLPSDVVLADNFSPDASSQMVQIDSIPEGWMGLDIGKESVKLFQDALADCKTVIWNGPMGVFEFDKFANGTNSISTTLAELSAKGCCTIIGGGDSVAAVEKAGLASKMSHISTGGGASLELLEGKVLPGVAALDDEI